CCATCTCGTCGCCGAGGCCTCGAGGGGGCTTCGGGCGGGGTTGACCCTCTGCGGTTTCTGGGATCGGTCCATCCTCGTCGACGAGAGCAAGGTCATCGCTCTGGCCAGCGAGAATCCCCTTTTCGACGAGGAGACCTTCTTCGCCCTTTTCGGCGAGGCCCTGGAGAAGGCCTGCGAGGGGACGTCGAACGTGGCCTATTTCGCCGAGCGCTTCGGCTACCGTCGCTTCGCCATCGCCTACGACACCGATGACGTGACGGACCTGCGCATCGCCCAGACCCTTTTCGACTTCGAACTCGACGAGACGCGGCGCATCGTCGGCCCCGCGCCGGAACTCTCCTTCCCCCCCTCATGTCATAAGGTCTGGGGGGAGGCCGACCGGAGGAAGTCGAAGAGCTCCCGCCAGCCCCTGCCCGTCCTCCAGGTCACCACGTCGAGCCCCCCCGGCCTTCCGAAGAGGGAGCGGAGGGGCTTGCCCGTCTCGTCGACGACGAGGAGCGTCGGCAACGTCGGGAAGGTCCTGTCGGGACTCAGACGGGCCAGGTGGCGGGCCCACTTCTTGTGGCAGTGGAGTGTCAGAGGCGTCGGGCCACGTCGGCAGGCGATGTCGAGAAGGGGAAGAAGAGGCTGGCAGTCGAGACAGGCGGCCTCGCAGTAGCAGCGGAGGGCCAGTCCCCTCCGCAGAAGGGGCAGATTCCCGTCGAGTCCCGGCGTCTCCAGGAAGAGGGCCTCCATGGCCCGGTAACAGGCCAGAAGGCGGGCATCGCAGAGGCGGTAGAAGGCGTCGACGGAGAGACCCTCTTCCGTCCAGAAATTTTCCCGTGTCAAGCCCTTTCACTCCTCTCCGATCCACAGGCGGAAACAGGATGGAAGCCTCATCGGTCCGGCCCGGAGGCGTCTGGAAGGCGGAGACCGTTGCCTCTCATCCGTGGATCCGACGGAGTTTGCCTTGAAGAGCCTGCGGGTCAGGGCTCCTCTCCGACTGGAGGCTCACCCATTTTATCAGTCTTGAAGGGAGATGGTGGCCGTCATGACCTCCAGGCCCGATTGGGACAGCTATTTCCTCACCATCGCCGCCGTCGTGGCCACCCGGAGCACCTGTCTGCGCCGTCACGTCGGCGCCGTCCTCGTCCGGGAGAGACAGATCCTGAGCACGGGCTACAACGGCGCCCCCCGGCGAACGCCTCACTGCGACGAAGTGGGTTGCCTCAGGGAGAGCCTGGCCATCCCCTCGGGAGAGCGCCACGAGATCTGCCGCGGCTCCCACGCCGAGATCAACGCCATCGCCCAGGCCGCCGCCGTCGGCGTCGCCACGGCGGGGGCGACGCTCTACTGCACCCACGAGCCCTGCGTCTTCTGCACCAAGGCTCTCATCAACGCCGCCGTCGACAAGATCGTCTACATCCACCCCTATCCCGACGAGCTGGCCCGCAGACTGAGGGCCGAGGCCGCCATCGCCGTCCTCCAGCTCCCGCCGGCCGTCCTTTCCGATCTGGGCTCGCTTTCTGCCAGGCCCTGACTGAACGAGGAGGTTTTTTGCCCGATGACCCTGACGCGAGAGAAAGCCCTGGAACTTCTGCAAAGGCACAACAACGACGAAAGCCACATCCGCCACGGCCTGGCCGTCGAGGCCGCCATGGCCCATTTCGCCTCCCTCTACGGCGGCGACAGGGACGACTGGGCCATGGCCGGTCTCCTTCACGATCTCGACTGGGAACAGACCGAATCCGACGTGGCCTCCCACGGAACGGTGGGCGCCTCTCTGCTCGAGGCCGAAGGGGCTCCGGCCTGGCTCTGCCGGGCCGTCATGGCCCATGCCGCCGACATGAGCGGTGTCAGACCCGAGACGGACCTGGAGAAGGTCCTTTTCACCGTCGACGAGATGACGGGTTTCGTCACGGCCGTGGCCCTCGTCCGCCCCAGCCGGTCGCTGCAGGATCTGGAGCTCAAGTCGGTGAAGAAGAAGTGGAAGGACAAGGCCTTCGCCCGCGGCGTCGACAGAGATGTCGTCGCCCGTGGGGCGGCCATGCTCGACAAGCCCCTGGACTGGATCATAGAAGAGACCCTCGTCGCCCTTAGGCCCGTCGAGAGGGAGATCGGTCTCGGCGAGACCGTCTGAGCGCCGTGCGGCTTCTGCTCAGCGGCGACTGGCACGTCGGCGCCGCGACGTGGGGCGTCGACAGGAGCGAGGAGATCCGGTCGGCGCTGGACCAGATCGTGGACCGGGCCGAGCGGACGAGGCCCGATGTGGTGGCTCTCCTGGGCGACCTCTTCGACCGTTTCCGCTACCCCGGAGACGGTCCCGTCCGTCTCGTCGCCTCGACGGTGCGCCGTCTTCTCGATCTGCCGGGTCGCCCCCACGTCATCGCCCTTCGGGGCAATCACGACTGGTCGGGCGTCAAGATCTGGGAGATTCTCAGCGGCGAGGGACGCCTCCACGTCGTCGACGAGCCGGTCGGTCTCGACGTGGCCGGCGCGCGCTTCGCCTGCCTTCCCTACCTCCGGCCCCATCAGATCCCGCCCGGCGGTCTCGAGGAGATCGTGGTCCCCCTCGCGGCGCCCGGCGGGAGGGGTTGCTGGTCCTTCCTCCTGGCCCATATGGCCGTGGAAGGGACGGTGCCCGGCCTGAGAGAGGTGACTCTGCCCCTCTCCCTCGTCGAGGGGGGCCCTTTCGATGCCCTTTTCTGCGGCCACATCCATCGCCACGGGGCCGTCGCCGAGGGGAGCCGTGCCTTCTACACCGGCTCCCCCTACCGTGTCGATTTCTCACAGGAAGGGGGCGAGGTGGGCCTTTTCGACGTCGACGACGGAGTGATCCGCACCCTGCCTCTTCATGCCCGGGAGCTGGTCACCCTGCGCTATGACGATGAGGAGACGGCCCGGACGGGCCTCGAAGAGGATCTGAGGGGGCACGAGGAGAGCTGGGTGCGCGTCGCCCTCGAAAGGAGCTCTCTTTCGAGGGCCCTCCTGCTGGAGCGTTTCCGTGCCCTTCGGGGAGGAGAGCGGATCGTCCAGCTCCGACTCCAGACCGTCGTCAGAGAGGAGGGCCAGTCTCCGCCGCTGGAGTTCGATGTCGACGCTCTCTGGCGTCGCTTCGTCGAGACGGAGGAGGCGGACCTTCCGACCCGGGAGCTTCTGACCCGGGCCGGGGCGGCCCTTCTGGCCGGAAAGGATCCGGAAGAGGTCTGGCATCTCCTCAAGGGACGATCGGAGGGGCTTCCGTGAGACTCCTCGATCTCTCCGTCACGCACTTCCTCGGCATCGACAGGGCCCAGGTTTCCTTCGATCCCGGCCTCGTGGCCATCGTCGGCCCCAACGGGGCCGGAAAGAGTTCCCTCCTCGATGCCCTCGTCGTGGCCCTTTTCGGCGAGCCCTCTCCGGTCCGTCCCCTTCGTCAGTCCCATCTCGTCCGTCTCGGCGCCGACTGGGGAGAGATCTCCCTCTCCTTTTCCGTTGACGAGGGGCTTTTCCGGGTGACGCGGCGTTTCCGGCCCAATCGTGCCCAGGAGGCCCGCCTCGAACGCTACAGGGAGGGACGGTGGGAGACGACGGCCTCGACGGTTCAGGCTCTGGCCGCGGAGCTGACCCGTCTGTTGGCACCCCGTCCCTTTGCGGAGCCTGATCTGGGGCGCCTTCGCGACTCCTTCCTGGCCTCCGTCTTCGTCTCGCAGGGGCAGGTGACGCGTCTTGTCGACGCGGCCCCGGCCGAACGGTGGGCTCTCCTGTCGGCCGTTCTGGGCCTGGACGACGAAGATCGGCTCCGTGCGAGGGCCCGGACCGTTCTCGATCTGGCCCAGGCCGAAGAGGAGCGTCTCGGCGGCGAGATGAAGGCTCTCGACGATCGTCTCTTTCTCCTCCCCGGCGAGGCCGATCTGGCCTCGGGCCTCGAAGAGGCCGGGAAGGAGATCGCCCGGCGGGAGAAGACCCTCGAGGCCTTTCGCCGGGCTTTCGACGCCAGGAGGGAGCTCGATCGCCTTGACGGGGCCCTGCTCGCCGCCGAGCTCGAGGCCCGGGGCGCCCGATCGCGCCTGGAAGAGGCTCTCCGTCTCGATCGCCTGGGAGAGGCCGCCGAGGGGCTGGCCCTTCTCAAAGAGAGGGCCCGCTCCCTTGCCGCCATCCGCCGCCGGGCCGAGGCGCTGCGAGGACAAGGCGCCGAGGCCGCCATCCGCCTCGAGGAGAAAAAGGCCCTGCTTCAGGCCCTTCGCCGGGAGTGGAAGGAGAAGGAGTCTCTCCTTTCCGACGTCGAGGCCCTGGCCCACAAGGCCGAGAAGGGACGGCTCCTGGCCGAGGCCCGCCGAGAGATCTCCCGTATCGAAGATTCCCTCGAAAAGGGGGAGAGCGAGCGCCTCCATCTCCGGTCGCGCCGGACCGAGCTGGAGGCGATGAAGGCCGCTCTTCTGCGGCGCCGTTTGAAGGAGCGTCTCGATGGGACCGTCGAGTCCCATCGCCAGGAGGCGGCCCGTCTGGCCTCCCTGATCGGGGAGCTCTCCCAGGTTCTGCTGGCCTGGCTCCTCTCCCTGGCCGACGGAGACGGGGTGGTGCGGCCTCAGCGCTTCCGCGGCGCCCAGGTCCTCGCCTTCGCCCAGTCTCTGCGCAGGGCCGGTCTCCAGGAGCGCCTCGACCGCCAGGGAAGGAGCCGCCAGGACTGCCTGCGCCTTCTGCATGAAGGAGCCCGTCTCCGGGAGGAGCTGAAAAAACTCCCCCCCTCCGAGGGCCTTCCTCCGCCAGAAGGTTCCGTAGAGTCCGTCGAGGAGGAGCGGGTCCGCCTGGAACGCCAGGAAGAGCGGCTTGCCGGAGCGATGGACGAGCGTCGGCGACGCCGCGAGGCTCTCGCCGGGACGAGCCGGAGCCTCGAAGAAGGCCTGGGCTTCCCCGACGAGAGGACGCTGGAAGGCTTTTTCGAGGCCAGGCGGCGACGGGAGGAGCTTCTCGCCGAAAAGGAGGCCCTCCGAAAACGGGGCGAATCGCTGCGGGACGAGACGGAACTTCTGAGCGTCGAGGCGACCCGTCTCGACGTGCAGGCCGAAAGGGCCGAAGAGGCCCTCGACGAGGAGCGTCGTCTCCTCCTTCAGACCGTCGAGGCCTGGCGCCGGACCTGCGCCCGCCGGCAGTGGAACGCCGACGAGCTTCGCGAGGCCCTCGCCCTGGGGCGGCGCGACCTCTCCCCCGGCCTGCTCGAGGCGGCCCGGGCACGGGAGGAGGCGGCCCGGAGGGCCTTCGAGTCGGCCCGAGGGAGCCGCGACCGTTTCCGCGCCTCTCTCCCCTCCGAACCTCCCTCGGCGGAGGCGCTGGCCTCCCTGGTGGCCGAGGCCGAAGGGCATCTGCGGCGCGCCTGGACGACGAGGACCCGTCTGGAGGAGACTCAGGCCGAATGCCGACGGCTTCTGGAGCGACGGGCCCTCCTGGAGAGGCTTGCGGGAGATCTCCTGCCGGCCTTCGACGGGGCGCGCCGTCTCTTCCGCCTCACCGAGGGAAGGAGCTTTCCCCGTTTCGTCAGCGATCACCTCATGGAAGGACTCCTCGGGGCCGTCAACGAGGCCCTGCCCGAGGGTACGTGGCGCCTCAGGGCCCGAAAGGGCGTCATCGAAGTCGTCGAGGGAGAGGGCGTCCGTCCCGCCTCGAGCCTCTCCGGCGGAGAGAGGGCCTTCATCTCCCTCCTGATGCTTCGTCGCCTCGCCGCCCAGGTCGGTTTCCAGCGGCTTCTTTTCATCGACGAGGGATTGTCCATGCTTGACGACGGCCATCTGGAGCGGATCATCGATCTTCTGGGCACGTTGGGCCGCGAGGCTTTCGTGGCCGTCATCACCCATGACCCCGATGTGGCCGCGGCCTTCCCCCGCCAGTGGCGCCTGGACGGGGGACGTCTCGTAGAAGAGGAGGTCCCGCATGAGTGATTCCTTCGACATCCTCGATTGGGAGGCCTTCTCGGGAGAGCCCGTCATGGCCGGCGTCGAGGGAGAGCCGACGGTCGAAGAGCTCTCCCGCCTTCCCTTCGACGGAGAGGCCCCCCTTTTCGCCGTCGTCGCCTCGCCCAGTACGACGGAACGCCTCGTCGTCGACGTCCTGGCCGCCTCCCGCAGCCTGGCCCTTCTGGGGCGCTGGGTCGTCGTCCCCTTCCTTCAGGACGGGGAACGGACCTTTGCCGTGGGGCAGGTCAAGGGCGTGACCATGGAAAACGACCTCTTCGAGGGGGCCACGGCCCGGGCCGTCGTCTCCTCCCTCGGCTCTCTTCCTCCCTCGGCCTCCCAGGATCTCTACAGGGCCGAGCTCTCGATGAGCGCCGTCTTCGCCCTGAGAGGTCCCGAGGAGCGCGTCGTCCCCTCCCTCATGGGGACCGTCCCTCCCTCGGGAAGCGGCGCCTACCTCGTCAGCGATGCCTTCCTCGGCGGCCTCCTGAGCAGGAACAGTCCCGACCTCTTCTACCTGGGGACGGCCTACGGCTCGACGGGCCGATCCCTCCTGCTCCCCACCTGGATTCGCCACTTCCGCAAGGGGCCCGGAGGAGCCGGAGACACCTACCACATGGGGATCTTCGGCCGCACGGGCTCGGGCAAGTCGGTTCTGGCCAAAATGGTCCTGATCGGCTTCGCCCGCCATAAGGGGACCTCCCTCTTCGTCTTCGACCCCCAGGGCGAGTTCAGCCGCGACCTGGGAGGGCCTTCGGGAGAGGAGGGATTCTCCCTCGACTGGGGGCGCGTCGCCGAGGAGCGCTTCGGCAAGAAGGTCCAGGCCGTGCCCCTGCGCAACCTCGTCCTCGACAGTTGGGAACTCTTCGAGGACGTCGTCGGCAAGGCCCTCGTCTTCCAGTGGCTGGGCTACCCCCGGGGGGAAAAGCGCGATCTGGCCGCCGAACAGCTCGGCTGCGAGCTGCGCCGTCGTCACATGAATCTCAACGATCTCAGCGGCGACGAGGCCTTCGCCGCCGTCGGCGAAATCGTCGGCGACGAAGGCTTCGTCAAACGGGTCTACATGACGGACGAATCGGTGGAGCGCCACCTCCGCAAAGCCCGCGACCACTGGAGCGATCCCTCGCAGAGAGAACAGCTCCGCAGCCTCTGGCGGGGCATGACGATTCTCTTCGACGATCGCCGCAGGGGGACCGTCTCGGTGACGCGCCTCGTCGAGGAACTGGCCCGAGGCGATCGGATCGTCGTCGTCAACCTCTCCCGCGAGGGCCTCGACAGGGGGCTCTCCCTCGCCGCCGGAGCCTCCGACATGGTCTGGGACGAGGAGATCCAGGGCCTCGTCGTCTGGCGTCTCCTCGAGGCCCTGCGCCGCCGCGGAGAAGAGGCCTATCTGGACGGAAAGAGGCTCAACGTCCTCGTTGTCCTCGACGAGGCCCATCGCTTCGTCCCCCGAGGCGCCCTCGAAGGCACTCAGGGCAAGGTGCGGGATCTCCTCGTCTCCGCGGCCAGAGAGACGCGCAAGTACGGCCTGGGCTGGCTCTTCGTCAGCCAGACTCTCGCCAGTCTCCACCCCGAGGTGGTGGGCCAGCTTCGGGCCCTTTTCGTCGGTTTCGGTCTCACCGGCGGCAACGAGCTGGCGGGGCTGCGCGACCTGGCCGGAGGAGACGGGGAGGCCCTGACCCTCTACCAGCGCTTTCCCGACCCCCAAAGCGCTCCCTCCGATACCTACCGCAGCTTCAACTACATGCTCCTCGGCCCCCTCTCGCCCCTTGCCTTCTCGGGACAGCCCCTCTTCCTCTCGGCCTTCGCCTCTCCCGAGGCCTTTCTCGACGCCAACGGCCTGATCCGTCCGTGAGAGAGCCGACCCTTTTACCCTTCGACGAGGCCGTCGCCGGTCTGTTGGCCGACCAGTCCCGCCTCGCCCGTCAGGAACGCGACGAGGAGGCGGCTCTCGCGCCCCGCCTCGACGAGCTGGGGCGCCTGGGAGCGGCCTGCTTCCTTCCCGTCAGGAGGGGAGAGAGGGCCCTCTGGGGCGTCGACGGAGGACTGGCCCGGGAGCGTCGTCTCGGGGACACGCTTGCCCTGCTCTCCGTGGCGGCCGTCGCCGCCGAGGAGAAGCCCCGGGCCCTGGCCGAAGTGCTTCGCATCTCCCACGACGGCGGTGCCGAGGTCGTCCTGAGGGCCCGCATGACCGTCCTGGAGCTCCTGACGGCGCGACGTTGCGTCTCGTCGGGCTGGGTCCTCCTCGACGGCTCCTTCAGCAGCGGTCTCGTCGCCGTCTCCCAGGCCCTGGAGGTCCTGGGAAGCGAGGAGGGACGGGTCTGGAGGGGCCTCCTCGACGAGCTCCTTCCGGCCTGGATAGAGGCCCTGGAGGAGCTCGTCTCCGCGAGACTTCCCCTCATCGCCCTGCCCAAACTCACGTCGGGGACGCTCCTGGCCCGCCGCCTTGATCTGAAGGAGCCCCTCGGCGACAGGGCTCTTCTCTCCCACCTCCTTCCGCCGGGCCACTGGATCAGCCGGGATCGGCTCTGCGCCTTCCTCGGCGAGTCCTGCCGACGGGTGCGGACGCCCCGAGGCGGGCAGGGATTCCTCGACGGCGATCTGCGTGCCCGTCTGGACAGGGCCTCGACGGAACTGGGGCTTGTCCTCTCCCGGGGATATTACCGTCCCGATTCGGGAGGGACCGTCGTCGAGTTCGAGACGACATCGGACGAGGAGGGGGCCGTCTCGGCCCTGGCCGGCCAGTTCCCGACGGAGCGCCTCATGGAACCTCTCCTCCTCTTGGCTGCCGACGAGGCGGCCAAGGGGCTCTGTCGACTCCTGGCCCACTTTCCCCGAGGCGCTTCCGGCGCCTCCTATCGCTCGGCGCGGTGAGCGATAGGAGGCCATCGGTAAAGCGGCCGATGGAAAGGAGAGCCTTTCGCGATAGGATAGGGAAGAGAAAGGGCGCCAGGCGCCGGAAAGGAGCGACGATGACGATACGCGTGATTCTTGCCGATGATCATCCCATGACGCGGGCCGGTCTGGCGGCCTACCTGGAGGAGGAGGGCGACATCGATCTCGTCGGCCAGGCCGTCGACGGCGACGAGGCCTGGCGCCTCGTCGAGACGCTCCGACCCGACGTGGCCCTTCTCGACATCCGCATGCCCGGAGCGGACGGCGTCTCCGTCGCCCGTCGGATCAAGGCCGAGGGGCTTGCCACGTCGTCCCTCATGCTCACCTCCTACGATTCGAAACAGTACGTCGTCGCCTCCCTTCGCGCCGGGGCCCGAGGCTACATCCTGAAGACGACGACGCCCGAGGAGCTGGCCCAGGCCATCCGAGTCGTCGCCGCCGGAGGTCTCTACCTCGACAGCGAAGTGGCCACGGCCGTCGGCGGCGACCAGGACTTCTTTCCCGAGAGCCTCTCGGCCAGGGAGCGCGAGGTCCTGGAACTCGCCGCCCGGGGTCTTTCGAGCAAGGAAGTGGCCGAGAGACTCTTCATCAGCGAACGGACCGTCCAGACCCATCTGGCCTCGATCTACGACAAACTGGGTGCCCGCAACAAGACGGAGGCCATGCTCTTTGCCCTCAAGTACGGACTCGTCACCCTCGAGGAGCTCCTCGAGGCGTGAGACGTCACCTGCTGGCCCTTCTCGTCGTCACGACCCTCCTTCCCTCCCTGGCCGTCCTCGTCGTCGCCGGCGTGAGCCTTTCCCACCACGACCGGGCCATGGAACAGGTGGCCCGGTCCTACGTGGAGGACCTGGCCCAGACCGTGGCCTCTCGACTGGAAGACGGCCTCAAGGGGGGAGGGTACCTCTCGCCGACGATGCGCCTCATGGGGCTTCGCCTCTTCACCTCCGGCCTCTCCATGCCGGGTTGGGTCGCCGTCGTCAACGGCGAGGGGGTCGTTCTCTCCGCCTCTCCCGGCGTGGAGATCCTCTCCAAGATCTGGCGCCCCGAATATCCCCTCGGGCGGGCCTTTGAAATCCGTCGCCCCGGATCGGACACCTACACCGTCGCCGCCTACCCCGTGGAACGGGGCTTTTTCGTCGTTGCCGCCGTCTCCTGGAACCAGCTTCTGGGGCCCATGGTCCGCTTCTCCCACGTCTGGGCCTTTCTCGTCGGTGCTTTGGGTTTGGCCGGCCTTCTGGCCGTCATCCCCCTCTGGCGATGGCTCGTCCGTCCCCTCCGCCGTCTCGAGGAGGAGGTCTCGATCCTTCAATGGGGACGGGATCTTCCCCATCGAGATGACCCCGTCGCCGTCTATCAGGTCCGCCGACTGCGCGAAGTTCTTCACGAACTGGCCAGGGCGGCCGTCGACCGCGCCGAACTGACGCGCCGTTACGTCTCGGACCTCGTCGCCGTCCAGGAGCGGGAGCGTTCCGCCCTGGCCCGCGAGATCCATGACGGCCCCGTCCAGGACGTGACGGCTCTCGTCCAGCGGCTCCGTCTCGCCCGCGGCGCCGCGACGGAGGAGGCCCGGTGCCGTCACTTCGACCTGGCCGAAGAGGGAGCCTCCCTGGCCGTGAGGGAGTTGCGGGCCCTCTGCGACGAACTGGCCCCGCCCTGGCTCGACCTGGGGCTCTCTCAGGCCCTGACGGAGCTGACGGAGCGCTTCGGCCGCCACTTCGACGTGGAGATCGACTGCGAGACCGATCCCGCCCTCGATCCCCTCCCTCCGGAGACGGTTCTCTCCCTCTTCCGCATCATCCAGGAGGCCTTCAACAACGCCCTGCGCCACGGAGGCGCGCGAAAGCTCGTCCTCCGTCTCTCCGCCGAGGGGAAGGGGCTCGGGAAAGCCCTCATCGTCGACGACGGGCACGGCTTCGAGCCCCCGGAGGACCTGGTCCGCCTTCGCCTGGCCGGTCATCGCGGCCTGGCCAATATGGAGGAGCGGGCCCGTCTCGTGGGAGGATCCCTGGAGGTCCGATCGGCCCGTGGCGAGGGGACGAAGATCGTCGTCCTTTTCCCTCTGCCGTCGGAGAGGCCGTGAAAAAGCTCCGGGGAGAGAGCCTTTCGGGCCGCCTGAGTTTCGAAGGCCTGCGGAGGTCGGCCCGTCGCGGGCCGGCCTCCGAAAGAGTCCCGTCCGGGACGCTCGAAGGCCTTCGTCGCGACGTCTCTGCGGCGAAGGCCTTCCGTTTTCTATACAAAGGCTTTTCGAATCATTAGAATGGTCCGAGAAAGAGACCAACACAAATCCGATCGAGGAGGGAAGCCCTTCAGGGGCGCCGCCATGCTTTTGAGAGTGCTTGGAGCCGCAGGAGAGGTAACGGGTTCGAACTACCTCGTCGAGGTCGGCGACAGCCGCGTTCTCATCGACGTCGGCCTTCATCAGGGAAAGGACGACGAGAGCCGCAACCGCGAGCCCTTGCCTTTCGAGGCCGCTTCGATCAGCGCCGTCGTCCTGACCCATGCCCATCTGGACCACACGGGGCGGGTCCCCCTTCTGGTCCGCCAGGGATTCAGGGGGAAAATCTGGGCCACGGCGCCCACGGTGAGCCTCGTCGACGTCCTCTGGAGCGACTCGGTCAAGATCATGAAAGAGGAGGCCGAGTGGAGGAGCCGCAAGAATGCCCGCAGGGGCCTCCCGCCCGTCGAGCCCCTCTTCGGCGAGGAGGACCTCCAGCGGGCCCTGGAGTTCCTCGAACCGGCCAGTTACGACGACATCTTCGACGTCGCCCCCGGCGTGAAGGTCCGTTTCCGCGACGCCGGTCACATCCTGGGAAGCGCCATCATCGAGCTCTGGATCAAGGAGGACGGCCGTCAGGTCAAGGTCGTCTTCTCCGGCGACCTGGGACCCCAGCAGACCGTCATGGAGCGCAACCCCGCCTTCATCGAAGAGGCCGACTACGTCCTCATCGAGTCGACCTACGGAGACAGGGAACATCGGTCCAACGACGAGACGCGCCTCGAGTTCCGTCAGATCATGGAACAGGCTCTGAGGGACCGGGCCAAGGTCATGATCCCCACCTTCGTCGTCGACAGAGCCCAGAGAGTCCTCTACGAACTCATGCTTCTCCAGCAGGAGGGCGTCCTCAAGGACAACGTCCCCATCTACTTCGACTCTCCCATGGGCGTCCGGGCCACGGAGATCTACCGTCGCCACCTTCCCCTTCTGTCGGCGGAGATCCAGAAGCAGATCAAACGGGGCAACGATCCCTTCGCTCCCCATATGCTCAACTTCGTCGACGGCGTCGAGGAGTCGCAGGCCATCAACGAGGTCCGTCACGCCGTCGTCCTCGCCGGCAGCGGCATGGCCAACGGCGGCCGCATCGTCCATCACCTGAAGCACAACATCTGGAACGAGAAGAGCCACGTCGTCTTCGTGGGTTATCAGGCCCGGGGCACTCTGGGGCGTCGCCTCGTCGAGGGGGAGAAGCTCCTCAAAATCGCCGGCGAGGAGGTCTCCGTCAGAGCCCAGCTTCACACCGTCAACGGTTTTTCGGCCCATGCCGACAGGACGGACCTGCTCACCTGGGCCGGAAACTTCGCCAACGGCCCCATGTTCCTCGTCACTCACGGGGAGCCCCGTTCCTCGCTGGCCCTTGCCTCGGCCCTGGAGGAAAAGGGGTACCGGGCCGTCGTGCCCCGCGTCGGAGAGGAATTCCGGCTCGTGCCCGCCGGAGAGTTCGAGCCGGCCCTGATCGTTCCCGCCTACGGCTTCTCCGAGGGAGATCGGGTCAGGGGGCTTCTTTCCGAAGTGGCCTCTCTGGCCGTCGCCATGGGAGACGATCTGCCCGAGGATCTTGCCTCCGTGCTGCCCCTCGTCCAGTCGGCCAAGACCCTTCTGGAGGCGGCGGGACGTCTCGCCCCCTCCCGCGAAGGGGCGGGAAAAAACGTCTGAGCCGGTTCCCTTCTCCGTCCTCATGGGCTACCCTGTAGGGGTCGTCCCGAGCGTTTCGGCTCTGCTGTGTCGGGCTTCCGTCGAATTTTAGTGTGCTGAGGAGGAGGTCATCATGAAAAAAGGTCTCGCCTTCTGGTTCGCCATACTCCTTTCGGTGTCCCTTGTAGCCGGAGGACTCTGGGTCCTGGGAGAGCCGGCCTCGTCAGGTGACCTGGCCCGCTGTCTCCCCCGCCTGAACGCCGAGGGACAGAGGCTGATCCTCCAGGGGCGCCCCGCCGATCTGCCCGAAAGGCTGCCCTCCCTTCTCGTCCAGGGCCCTTCCCCCCTGGGCACCGTCGTCGACGGTCTCCTGCCCCTCTTGCGCCTCGGCGAGGAGTTCCTCCTGGCCGTCGAGGCCGAGGGGCCCTCCTCGTTCGTCGTCCTTCGCCTTCCGCCTCTTTCCCTCCGGGCCCTGCAGGGAGGGAAACTTCCTCCGGGCTGGGACGAGGCGGGTTTCACCTTC
The DNA window shown above is from Aminithiophilus ramosus and carries:
- a CDS encoding MBL fold metallo-hydrolase RNA specificity domain-containing protein — translated: MLLRVLGAAGEVTGSNYLVEVGDSRVLIDVGLHQGKDDESRNREPLPFEAASISAVVLTHAHLDHTGRVPLLVRQGFRGKIWATAPTVSLVDVLWSDSVKIMKEEAEWRSRKNARRGLPPVEPLFGEEDLQRALEFLEPASYDDIFDVAPGVKVRFRDAGHILGSAIIELWIKEDGRQVKVVFSGDLGPQQTVMERNPAFIEEADYVLIESTYGDREHRSNDETRLEFRQIMEQALRDRAKVMIPTFVVDRAQRVLYELMLLQQEGVLKDNVPIYFDSPMGVRATEIYRRHLPLLSAEIQKQIKRGNDPFAPHMLNFVDGVEESQAINEVRHAVVLAGSGMANGGRIVHHLKHNIWNEKSHVVFVGYQARGTLGRRLVEGEKLLKIAGEEVSVRAQLHTVNGFSAHADRTDLLTWAGNFANGPMFLVTHGEPRSSLALASALEEKGYRAVVPRVGEEFRLVPAGEFEPALIVPAYGFSEGDRVRGLLSEVASLAVAMGDDLPEDLASVLPLVQSAKTLLEAAGRLAPSREGAGKNV
- a CDS encoding sensor histidine kinase, translating into MRRHLLALLVVTTLLPSLAVLVVAGVSLSHHDRAMEQVARSYVEDLAQTVASRLEDGLKGGGYLSPTMRLMGLRLFTSGLSMPGWVAVVNGEGVVLSASPGVEILSKIWRPEYPLGRAFEIRRPGSDTYTVAAYPVERGFFVVAAVSWNQLLGPMVRFSHVWAFLVGALGLAGLLAVIPLWRWLVRPLRRLEEEVSILQWGRDLPHRDDPVAVYQVRRLREVLHELARAAVDRAELTRRYVSDLVAVQERERSALAREIHDGPVQDVTALVQRLRLARGAATEEARCRHFDLAEEGASLAVRELRALCDELAPPWLDLGLSQALTELTERFGRHFDVEIDCETDPALDPLPPETVLSLFRIIQEAFNNALRHGGARKLVLRLSAEGKGLGKALIVDDGHGFEPPEDLVRLRLAGHRGLANMEERARLVGGSLEVRSARGEGTKIVVLFPLPSERP